DNA from Cottoperca gobio chromosome 4, fCotGob3.1, whole genome shotgun sequence:
ACACAGGCAAAAGTTTCTAAGAGCATTCCTCTGTCAGTCAGCCAACGCAGCAGAGACACCTGCTGTGATAACCTTGTCATTGTTGGTTATGTTTTTCATCTCAACAGACATGATGTTCTACTGATCAGTATGAGGGATACTGCTGACATACTTTTATGAAAGTTTCTAAGCCAATTTGATCATAACAAAATGCATTGTCATCAAGACAACGAAGCTGTTCAGCAAAGTTATTGAAAACTTTACATTTAGGTAAAACTGTCAATTCTCTATTTCTTCACTTCTGGTCCAAACGtttttcatttgtcttttaggagagggagagagcttCACCCTGTCGGAGGTCAGACTCATCCTGATTGGTGGGAGATGGGCTGGCAAGAGCTCCTCTGGCAACACAATACTGAGAAATGAAAGGTTTGAGTGTGGCCGAACCAGAACTGCTCAGTCTGAAGTGAGGCATGAGGTGGTCGAGGGCAGGCAGCTCATCGTGGTCGATGTTCCAGGATGGAGcagctccctctccctcactgaGATCCCAGAGGGGGACAAGCAACGATTTAAACTCATCGCGTCCAAGTGTCTGCCCGGACCAAATGTTTTCCTTCTTGTTATTCCCATAGACACAGCTTTCTCTGTGACTAGGAGGAAGACCGTGGAGGAGCACATGAAGCTCCTGGGAGAGCGGGTTTGGAGATACACCATGGTGCTGTTCACCTGTGGGGATTTCCTCCGGAAGAAGACCATAGAGCAGCACATTGAGAGTGAAGGAGACTCACTCAAGTGGTTAATAGAAAGATGCAGAAACAGGTACCATGTGTTTAACAACAAGGACAGGAGTGGTTCTGATCTGAGTAGATCTCAGGTGACACAGCTGCTGGAGAAGATAGATGAGATGGTGTGGCACAACAATGGCAAATACTACGAGGTAGATGAGCAGACGTTAAACATCATTAAAGTGAAGCAACAAGAAGTGGCTGAAAGGGCACAACTGAGAAGGAGGCGGTCCGAAGACCAAAGAGAAGTAATGCAAACCCTCATTCCAGGTGAATGTCACAGTGGGTCCACTCAAACAAATACTTCCTGTATTGTATATTTCTGTATAATGCTTACCTTAActactttaaaggaatagttttagATTCTGGGCAatattatttgctttcttgccgagattTAGACATCTGGTACCATCCAAGAAACATTTAGCCACATGACCCCCTGTGAAAATTGTCATCTCCACACTACTCAACTATTAATTTGCTTccaatttatttttccatttgctaattaaatgtataatttattttcatttccatGGTATCTGAGGTCCACTTTGGAATATAAGAAGTATCTGATAAATGGTGTAACAATTGTTAAAACATAATGCCGATTGAAAATGCCCAATTTAATTCatcttttaatatattttggtaTGGTAATGTATTGATGGATTTTATTAGTcacattatttatacatttattaatacatatttacattgtcaaattaaatactaataaattgttttatataaCTTTAATAGCAGGCTCTTAAGGAGTGTGTAAAATTCAATAATCAATCTTTGTTTTCTCcaacagaagagaagaaaactCTCCCAAAACTCCAGATGATTCTTTTGGGAAGCCGAAACGTTGGGAAAACCTCAGTAGGGAACACAGTCTTGGGAATCAAACATCAAGAAGAAGGAATAAGAACGTCATGCTCGGTGGCCCAGAAGGGTTTTGTGGGTAAAACTGAAACAACTCTTGTTGACACTCCAGGGTGGTGGAAAGGCTTCCCTGCGCTTGACACTCCTGAAGTGATCAAAGATGAGATTATACGCAGCCTGTTTCTGTGCCTCCCTGGGCCTCAGGTCTTCCTGCTGGTGATAGACGCAGATGCCTCTTTTAATGCCAAACACTTAGATGCCCTGACAACACACATGGAGCTCCTTGGAGAAGGAGTATGGAGACACACCGTTATCGTTTTCACCAGAGGAGACTGGCTGGGAACACACACCATAGAGGAGTACATCGAAGGGGAGGGAGAGGCGTTGCAATCTCTAGTTGAACAATGTGGAAACAGATATCATGTCATTGATAACAAGAATACGGATGATGGTACTCAAATCACGGAGCTGCTGGAGAAAATTACTGAGACTGTGGCTGGAAATGATTGGGAGCGTTTTGTCCTGGATGAGAAGATGATTCTGACCactgaagagagaagaagaagtgtggATGAAAGAGCAACACTGAGGCAAAGTCAAGTCATGGTCAAAAGAAAATTCCTCAGAGGTAATATAGCTAGTAAATAAATACTAGCCCgatttttattcaaacatggtggaagggtgtagcatgggccaaggaagaacccattaaaccTTTGAACGGGTCCGATTCCGAATTAGTGGCCGGATACATGCATCATTTTTGACcaatggaaacggccttggtaGAGGTCTGCGCTCCATGAGTGACCTTCTAGTTAAGTAATCATCCCATTTCAGTGTCAGTGTCTACTTGTGACTAACTGAAAACTTGGAGGGACAATATTACCAGCTACAgtgctgtagactcttagtctttctaaaacatattgatagacaaaaaagtcaatatttgctttatgggcaattattgtttttgcagtAATAGCAACTCAATGTATTTGCAGTCCTTATTTGTCTCTCTATCTAAACAAATGTTCTTTGTTACTCGCCTTTCCTGCTTAAGATTCAACCATATTTTTACCAAATGATTATTTACGGAGAAATCTGTTCATTGGTATCGTGTGTACAAGATGTGACGTGTTTTTCAGCCTGcggttgtttttcttctcagatTCCAGTAAAGAATTACATGAGCTGACGTTCGTGATGCTTGGTCAGGCGAGTTTTGGAAAAAGTGCAACAGGAAATAACATCCTGCGTAAAGAAGTGTTCGCCACCTGTCAGAATGAGATCTGtcaggtggagaaggaggaagtTGCTGGCAGACTCGTCACAGTGATCGACACCCCGGGGTGGCGGAAGGATCCCTGCAACTGCACTGAAGATATGGACAAAGAAATTGCACGAGGTCTGTCGCTGAGCCCATCAGGGTTTCATGCTGTTTTGCTGGTTGTCCCCTTGGACCTGACATTCAGAGAAGCTCAGCAGGCCGCCCTGGAGGAACACATGAACCTCTTTGATGTCAGCATCTGGAAACACACCATGGTTCTGTTCACATATGGAGACAGACTGGCAGATAAATCCATCGAGGAGCACATTGAGAGGGAGCATAGCGCGCTACGCTGGTTAATAGACAAGTGTGAGAACAGATACCATGTTGTGAACAATATGAAGAAAGCTGCTATGGGTCAGGTTACAGAGTTGTttgagaagacagaagaaatgGTGGAAGGGAGCAGCCAACAGCTCTTCTGCCCTGACATGAAAAAAATCTACGAAAGAATTGATGAGAAATTCAGGAGGACGCAGCTCAAACATGTCCTGAAGCAACGACTGGCTGAGGAGTACAGTAGGAGAGAGGTGAAGTTGATGACGGGCTTCAGGGAAACACTTCTCGAGCTGCAAGCTGAGATCAAGAGAAGTGCGACAACCACTAGATCCAAGACCCTGCGTGAGTATTACGCTGTGATGGGTGatgattcatttgtttttttccatcataatataaatattctgttgttttaaccttttgttttgttgataaATTGTTAGTTGGTGACATGACCAAGATCAAAGCCAAAGGCATTggtcagaagaagaaagatggaAATGTCAAGGAGGAAAACATAGACTCAAAATTCAGCCAAAAGATCGAAAAGCTGAATAAGGACATACAAATGAAATCCTCAGAGCTACTTCGGAGCAGCTTCGACTTCCTGATCCCAAGCTGTAAGTACTAATGAGATCCTAATTGTGCATTCACAGTAGCTCTAAGCATGACCTCACAGTTCTGTTGTCTCATTGACAGTGAAAGGAGAGAGTCCAGCACCATCTATCTCTAAGCCTTCGACAGACAAGAACCATCCCATCGACAACTTTGATAAAGTTCTAGGTTGGCTGTCCACACTTCAGATCGGCACAAATGTAGAGAACCAGTTGACCCTCAACTTCTCAGACTTCTCTCAGACGTCAGGATACAGATCTGTGGTTCCACTCGACGGCTTGGACTTCGACACAGAAAATATTCTTGAATGAACAGTGTCAATGGGCTGATGTAAGGAAAAACAAATGCCTTTTAGCAATGCAGAGTTTGCTTTCAGGGGATTCTCGATGGTTTAACAAAAAGGTAGACCTACGGTAAACATAATGGAAGAAATAATACCATGTAATCACAATATGATACAGCACTTGGAGACCTTTTCTGAAAGATGAATGTGGTAAATAGGGGAGGTGCTAAGAATTTTGAATATTAAACAAGCATTGGGAAATGTAAATTATGGTTTTAACAGTAAACAAGATCATATCTATTAGGTTTATTATCCAGGTCCTTAACATGTTTATATAAAGATTGTACAGGCTTTCATATTGTATCGGTGGTAACCGACCAAGTGGTTACAGTATGTTTTATCTGTGAAAGTCATATCTTTTTTTCACAACAAAGTaatctatatatgtatttgtgtgtatatataccttttataattaaatattcatatcaTTTCTGTATgctgcacttatattggtttggcttatttgaagctattgtactgcacttaacATGATTACAGcaatttgaagctaatgtacttgcaagattattgctgttcagagtggtatcctcatgattgtttgcacttactgtaagtcgctttggacaaaagtgtcagctatattattttgttgtctttaaaacttaaataaacaataaaaagaataatcaaaaaaaagaatactcaTTCAGTGTTAACATACATGTACTTTAACAATGCCAGCGAATGATTACAAATGTCCCTCTCAAATAATGTTGGGAGAAAATGTTATGAAAATATTTGGCCAGATATATCTACATCGGGCTCCTGTGTAACATATATGATAACTTTACCATGTATAGTAGCCTATTTGAGATTTCTATAAATATGCTTTGTATGAGATAGATCAGATAGAGATATCAGATAgacacatcattttaaatgatgtgtcTATCTGCAAACACGTGCGAGTAGAAGCGATCCCAAAAACGTacggagaaagaaaaataataatttcgCGTAAAAATCAAATATGTGATTAATCAcacaaatatactgtaaatgtctctaaactccagtcataaaaagaaaatgtacgcTGCTGTTTGCTATTTTCTCCACTAGAGAGCGACAAACCCGCGCGACCAGAAACATACGCTGACGTCATTTTCATGAGACGGAAGTGAGGAATTGTAGTCGTTAGAAATCCTGACATGACAAATCAAACTGAATTCTGAAAACATACACCAAGCCAAGTGAAAAAGAAACAGGTGGGTGCTTTGTGGGATAAACCATGATGTGTTCAGTGCTTATCtgtaatgaaaatattaattatgtCGCAGCTGACTGTTAGTCTGTGCTGGTTTGAATGAGCCCATCCCAATGTTGTTTAGTGGAAACGGAGCTAATTAGCAAGCTAACTGCAGTCGTAGGGCTGATTATGTTCAGTGTTTTAACCTTACGGAGGGCTAAACATATACATACCGATGATCAGATAGCAGCTGAGCTTATCATGTTGACCTGTCATAACTTCTGATCCCGTGTGTCAGCTGTGCGTCTGTGTAATGTAAACGTTACTCAGGCCTAACCCTGAATATCGTTCCTCATTTTCCATCATAAACAGATCTTTTGGGAAGTCTCCTGCACAAACAGAAAGGATGGTAAGATATTTactcattttcttttgaaatgtatgTGTATTCACTGCTTGTACAGTGTTCATAGTGTAAATGTAGCCACCCATTATTTATAACAACCCTAAACCTGCAGATTGAACTGTGCTTTCTCTACCTCACCCTTTTTTGTGTGCCTTTGACAGCATGGCAGAGTGAAGGTTAAATCTACAGCCcagcaggaagaggagaaaagaaaggacaGGGAGAAGAAACTGAAGATATACGTGGCTGCACGAGATGCCTGTTTCTCTAAGGTCCTTTTAGAAAGTCATATTTATACCATATATACCATACAGTATATTTCCTATGATACTGCTAGTGTTATTCTATATTCTTgcaatttttaaaaacaaatcccatgaacaaacaacaattaaatgaataagTATTATCTGTAAGCCTGATACAGTTTACCATCTCACCATTGCACGAGGTGACATGTTCTCCATTACCATGAACATGGAACTTCATTCAttctagtttgtttttctttgccaaTTTCACACCCGCTCCtgttgctgtaaatactcacttgAGCACCAAAGGTCCATTTACCCAGTGCCCAGCTGTTATAGGAAATTACTTTACAAATGGGCTCTGGGCTGAGAGCCACACACAGGATAGGGAAGTCCGAAAGAATTTAGAGACGgactaaaaaataaagaataacacCAGCCTTATCTATTATATGGCAGTCCATATGTGACAGCTAAAGTACAGTATTTAAACCAAATGTCATGCTTAGTGCTTATTGAATAGTTTCACTGACTAAGCTGTGCCTATTTATCCGCTTCATGTTTGTTTAGTTAATTTGCTAATTTCCtacattttttgtgtgtgtgcctgtcgcATTGTTTATTTGCCTTCCTCATTTTTCTCATGACAGAGAAAGGAGGGTATTTGGGATGATGAGGCTCTCCAGATCTCCCAGCAGCTACTATCCTCCAATCCTGACTTTGCAACCCTCTGGAACTACAGAAGAGAGATCCTAATGCACCTGGAGACTGTGAAGTGAGATCATTACCAGTTATCTTGTCACCTGTAAATTCACAGTTTAACACTTTTTGAATggtaaatcatcatcatcagagaTATGACAGGAGAATTGTGTTCTTGTTTCTCGTTGTCCGCTGCAGGGACGAGGATGAAGTGCAAAAGATTTACGAGGCTGAGCTGTCATTTCTTGAGTCTTGCCTGAAGGTGAAGCCAAAGTCCTACGGCAGCTGGCACCACCGTTGTTGGGTCTCAACCCGGTTGCCTCGACCGGACTGGGCCAGAGAGCTCAACTTGTGTGACCAATGCTTGAACCTGGACGACCGCAACTGTGAGTAATGGAGTAGAAAAAGGAAACTGGAGGGAATAAGGAGTATGTTGAAAAATCTGAATCATTTTGCAATTTCTTTGTAATTTATCTCGACCTGATATTTTACTGCCTCCTTCCGTCCATGTCTCGCACCATATTTGACCAGTCCATTGCTGGGATTATCGCCGGATGGTTGTGAAGATGTCCGGTGTGCCTGTGGATAAGGAGTTGGCGTTTACTGATCGTCTTATTGGCTCCAACTTCTCCAACTACTCCAGCTGGCATTACCGCAGCACCCTGCTGCCACTGCTCCACCCAGAGTCCCCTGAGCCTCCATCACCTTGCTGCAAGCCTCCCCAGTCCTCCCCTCCACCTTCTCCGCAAATCCACTCCCATCGGGTCTGTGAAGAGCAGCTCCTCAAAGGTAAACTTAACAACAACTCCGCAAATGAATGGCCAGCGTGTGTAGTCCGCAATACCTAATAACAACCACCAGGGGGCAGTCTGAGGCTTTACAATGGCTATAAATAGTAGAACTTTGCAAGCCATGTCTGCTGTGTAATACAACACCTGTAGCATCTTACTATACccattatgtgttttattttcagaatatGAGCTTGTACAGAATGCTTTCTTCACTGACCCTAACGACCAGAGTGCTTGG
Protein-coding regions in this window:
- the LOC115007463 gene encoding GTPase IMAP family member 8-like; translated protein: MENDHGEGESFTLSEVRLILIGGRWAGKSSSGNTILRNERFECGRTRTAQSEVRHEVVEGRQLIVVDVPGWSSSLSLTEIPEGDKQRFKLIASKCLPGPNVFLLVIPIDTAFSVTRRKTVEEHMKLLGERVWRYTMVLFTCGDFLRKKTIEQHIESEGDSLKWLIERCRNRYHVFNNKDRSGSDLSRSQVTQLLEKIDEMVWHNNGKYYEVDEQTLNIIKVKQQEVAERAQLRRRRSEDQREVMQTLIPEEKKTLPKLQMILLGSRNVGKTSVGNTVLGIKHQEEGIRTSCSVAQKGFVGKTETTLVDTPGWWKGFPALDTPEVIKDEIIRSLFLCLPGPQVFLLVIDADASFNAKHLDALTTHMELLGEGVWRHTVIVFTRGDWLGTHTIEEYIEGEGEALQSLVEQCGNRYHVIDNKNTDDGTQITELLEKITETVAGNDWERFVLDEKMILTTEERRRSVDERATLRQSQVMVKRKFLRDSSKELHELTFVMLGQASFGKSATGNNILRKEVFATCQNEICQVEKEEVAGRLVTVIDTPGWRKDPCNCTEDMDKEIARGLSLSPSGFHAVLLVVPLDLTFREAQQAALEEHMNLFDVSIWKHTMVLFTYGDRLADKSIEEHIEREHSALRWLIDKCENRYHVVNNMKKAAMGQVTELFEKTEEMVEGSSQQLFCPDMKKIYERIDEKFRRTQLKHVLKQRLAEEYSRREVKLMTGFRETLLELQAEIKRSATTTRSKTLPKGIGQKKKDGNVKEENIDSKFSQKIEKLNKDIQMKSSELLRSSFDFLIPSLKGESPAPSISKPSTDKNHPIDNFDKVLGWLSTLQIGTNVENQLTLNFSDFSQTSGYRSVVPLDGLDFDTENILE